A window of Sebastes umbrosus isolate fSebUmb1 chromosome 6, fSebUmb1.pri, whole genome shotgun sequence genomic DNA:
GTTGATGAGATTCTCTGTGGAGGAAATCAATAACTCTACCAACCTCCTGCCAAATATATCCCTCGGATATGAGATATTTGATCACTGCTCAGATAAACAGAATTTTCCAGATATTTTCAAATTCCTCTCAGTCAACGGCTTGATCCACCCTTGGGGTGAATCACACGAGCAAAACACACATAAGTCTAATGTGTCCAAAATGATAGCAGTGGTCGGCCCTTATTCAAGCACTCAGTCCCTGACCGTAGCCCCACTGCTCATGATGGATCTCATTCCTATGGTAAGTTTGCCAATTATTGTGTTTCACCATTTTTTCCTGTCAAACCTAGTGATTAAAAGCACACATATCAATATAggttattatcaattaattgtaAAATGGATTTTAATGTAACATTTGTCActgaaaaatatgcttttttccccccattacTCTTTTGACAGGTCAGTTATGGATCTTCTAGTTCTGTCTTTtcaaaaaaagtatattttccCTCCTTCCTAAGAACATTGAATCCCAGTAAAGATGCCATAGACATGATTGTTAACATTGTGCAGCACTTCAACTGGCGCTGGGTTGCTTTTCTTAACAGTGATGATGAATATGGCAAAGATGGACTGGAATTGTTCATGAAGAGGATTATGGACACCGAGATCTGCCTGGCGTACACCAAAGGCCTCTATCAATATATGGATCACTCCCATATATTCAAACAGATACAGGCCCAGAGGATAGGTGTCATtattgtttttgccccaaaaaTGACTGTTGAAGCTCTCATTGAGTCAGCAATAAAACTAAATGTCACCAACAAAGTGTGGATAGCAGATGAGGAATGGTCCTTAAACAAGAGGCTCCCCAAGATGAAAGGAATCAGAAATATTGGAACTGTACTTGGAGTGTCTCAGCCAGTAGTGACAATACCTGGTTTCAGTGACTTTATCTATTCTACCAAAAGCCAGACTCATTGTGAAACTGCAGAACAAAATGGGTTTTGTAATCAGGTTTGCAACTGCAGCAGCCTGAGTCCAGAAGATGTCATCGCTGCAGACCcatctttctcttttcctgTTTATTCTGCTGTCTACGCCATCGCTCACGCCTTACACAATGTCTTGCAATGTGTCGCTGGCAGATGTAATGGCAACATTACAGTGTACCCACACATGGTAAGTATACAAATAACCTATGTATTTAGATTTTGCTCATTTATGTTTCTGATTGCTTTGACTTAAAGATATGCCTTTCATAAGGTAACATATTATTAGTCTGCTTTGTTACAATATACAACAAATGTAAAGATAACCTCCCTATCAATTTATTTTGGCAAAGGCATTTTCAATCTCTCATACTGATGTGCATCAGAATTACCCACCCTCAGTCCAGCACCTGTAAATCTGTCTTGAGATGTGCTCCCTCTCTACTCTGCATATTTTTCAAACATTGCCTTGGTATCAAAATCTCAGATGAAAAATTTATGCGATAGTTAAAAGTCTAAACCACTTCCTAAAACCTCTAAAGAGGGGCATTACACTTAACTTCCTCGCTCCACAGGAATGTTTCTTAAAACCTATTTAACACCTCATATGGTCTTTGTGAACACATGGAAGTAATGGTCATCTGAACTTTGTGTACCCACATCAGGTTCTAGCAGAGCTGAAGAAGTCAACCTTCACACTTTTAAATCGAAGTATTCAGTTTGATGAGCATGGTGACCCCACGTTCGGATCCTATTCTATAGTTTTCTGGAACCGCAGTGGTGACGCAGAGGAGATCGGCTTTTATGAATTTCACCCATCAGTTAATTTTTTCATTAACACCACCAACATTCAGTGGTACACAAACGGAGAAGtacgttttgtttttctcctaattatattatatgcagtataatatatattctgTTTATAGAGTATATGATGATAAACATATTGTGTTTTGATTGAGCGCACGTGCACATGGTTATATTTGTTAAGTAATAGCTGTGCCAGGCTTAAAACATAAAATCAGGAACATCGACCGTTGGCAATTTGCAGGGATGTCTACATATACAGTGTCTGTTAGGGTGATATCATTTTACAAAAACTGTTTATAAATTTGAAAAGCtactttcctctttttttgccTCTACACTTCACAGTATTCTTTTTGTTTCACTTACATTTAATTTACTGCTAAATAATTGTCTTGTACAGGCGCCTACTTCACTGTGTTCCCCAGAATGTGATGCAGGATTTGCAAAAAAGCCAGATGGAATCCACAGATGCTGCTTTGATTGTGAAATCTGTCCCAAGGAAACTTATATCAACAGCACAGGTAATTATTATACATGAGAGGAAGAAAATGAGTAAAAGCAGTGCTGTCATTCTGGCCTTAATGGGAGATGACTACATACTCTTACTAAGCTTTGTTCCATGGCTGAGAGAGATGACCAGACAAAGTGACACACATACAGGCTTCCATTTCCAGTCCGACAACTAAACACGCTTATGAACCTAGAGCTTATTGAGTAAACGATTGCTATGAAATAAATCTGTTGTGGAAAATGGTTCCAAGAATATACTTTTGTGTTCAACTGCATGTGAACCAGTTTCCTACCATCATGCAATACATTGCTGTCTTGTTAAAATGACCTCTAAGAGTGAATACTAATCTTGGGAGAACATACAATATAAAAGGTGGAAAGTGTAACACTGCTTCCTCAGATGgctgatatttttttacaacCTTAACTTTATTGACAATCTGTCCTTCTCTTGTGTAAAACAGTGGACTCCTACAAGTGCATCAACTGTAAGGAGACAGAATGGTCTCCAGCAGGAAGTACATCATGCAATCTGCGGGTGGTGGAGTACGTCCCATTCACAGACAGCGGGGCTATCCTGATCATGGTCGGAGCCTGGGCCTTGGTGGGCCTCACACTGGCTGTGTCTGTTCTCTTTGCCATCAACTACAACACACCTGTTGTCAGATCTGCTGGCGGACCAATGTGCTTCCTAATTTTAGGCTGCCTCAGTGTGTGTAGTCtcagtgttttcttttactttggTAAGCCAACAATCTCCTTTTGTATCTTAAGGTTCTTACCATTTCTCTTGTTCTACACCGTTTGTCTAGCATGTTTTGTTGTGCGCTCTTTTCagattgtttatattttcaaaatgGCCACAATGTTCCCCAAACTCCACAGTTGGTGGATTAAATATCACGGACAATGGCTGGTCATCACTGTGGCATTTGTTATTCAGGCACTCTTACTTCTTATTGGCTATACTTACGCCCACATGAAGCCCTACAATGAAACATTTTGGTACCCAGACAAAATCATACTTCGTTGCGACCTTAATCTCAAAGCATCCATTGGTCCAGtggtttttcttttctctttgtgcTCCCTTTGCTTTATTTTCTCCTACATGGGAAAAGACCTCCCTAAAAATTACAACGAGGCCAAAGCAATAACCTTCTGCCTGCTCCTGCTGATCCTCACCTGGATCATCTTTGCCACCATATTCCTACTGTACCATGGCAAGTACATCCAAACTCTTAACGCTCTGGCAGTACTCTGCAGTCTCTACTCctttctgttgttttatttcctaCCCAAATGCTACATCATCATTTTTCAACCCCACAGAAACACGCAAGAGTACTTCCAAGGTCTCATTATGAATTATACCAAAACAATCAGCCAGTAGCTGCTTCCAGTAAATGTGTGTCTCTACAGACAGAAAAACTGATGTGGCCTTCTGAATACTTACAATGCAATGCTAATAATTTTCTATATAAATAGTATTTGTCTTGTATACTTTTTCTTTCAAGGGTAATCTTTTTTACAGATATGACCGTTTTTAAGAGGAATgcattgacaaaaacaacattgaaattagttaaaaacaacaaacaacagagTGCCTTCGCAGCCACATTACCGCAACGTCCCAGGTTCAATTCAAGTCttggggacctttgttgcatgtcatcatACCTCTCCCCCCATTtcccatctctctttctctacactgtcaaataaaggtcaagcaaatgaccaaaaaataaaatcgaTAACGTTAAATTGTGTCTTGCTCCGATTGGGACGCTAATCAAGGTTAAATGATGTTAATCCTAACAGATAATCATGTTTGATGATGATACCGCTGAATTGTTCTGATCTCATTAAATTTATACTCACTATAATGGGTTCCCTCCAAATTATTTAGCCAATTTCAGCAAGCTAATTGAAGTTTTACGTGTGGTCTTGCATTGTCATCATCCACACtaagaaatacatttaataaaagtAGAAGAAATCTTTGCAGTTCTTTCCAATCTTTGGGAGTTATTATTTCTGAGAATATGTGCCTGTGGtgtgaaaaatgttaaactttaaattaatttcccCAAGGGGACAAATAAAGTACTTATATTACATtgtcaaatagattacattatCACTGAATTATCAATATAAACGTTGTTGTTGTGAATTATTGCTTTTGAAGTTAATTTCTATTTAATCTACTGTACTAATTCAGATATTTCCATGTACATGTAAAGCAGTTATATAACAGTAAGAGTgattcaataaaaacaacaaaaaggaatgtgtgtttttcttttttctgagGTTGCTGTAACGCCAATCTCACCACATGATGGCACCACTTGACAGTGACGCTGTCTACAGGCTAGACAGCAGTTCCACCAATATTACTGGTATGACTTCATTGTcctcttcatcagagtcaaagCCTGATAAGAATAAACAGGCTATTTTTCACCCCTTCAGTGTGATCTTTAAGCCATATTCCCCTTTAAAGTTAGACGGTTTGTAATGCCTGAAACTGAATGATATGAATTAAGCTTTAAAAGGCAAAATCAGCTCTAACAACACTAAGTGAAGATCTATTGCATTGAGATTAAAGTTAGGGTGGGGGTGGAGAGAGCAGgatgttggggggggggggtttgtaCAGATTAAGATTGTTTGCATTCTGCGTAAACAACTGttcaaatataaatgtaacactTAATTCATACAGAACTAACACACTGGAGTAATAACTCCATAATGTATgcttgcatttttgtttttttgcctgtgTCAGTTTGTTTCTCGACCTTTTTGGACAAATTAAAGTCTCCATTTGTGGAAGTATGAAGTGATGATTAACTTCCTTTCCAGGTTTTAGACTAACTGCTATTATCTGGGAGTTTATTGCCTCTGATTCCACGGTTTGAATAGATTTCTTCTCAGTAAAAGATCAATTGAAAATGATCTCTGTGCCTAATGGTGTGCACTTCCACCTTTATAATCACAGGTAACTATGCTGGCTGTAACAGGTGGTATAAGCACCttaatttaaaaatagtttGCAGTACAATGAAAGCATACTAGACATCTCTGGAGCAGGTTAACCCTATTGGCCCACCTGAAGTTACCAATTTCCCTACTCACTGACCAACAGTAACATACAACCTTCTTGTTCAGTCTTGGAACTAAATTAGTTTGGTAATATATTGCGTCCTCATTCACACAGTGCTACACATCCCTATTGCCATGCAACCATGACACTATTTAGATGTGAATACAGATGTATTTTGGGGAAATTCGTGTTTCATTTGGAGGCATTAAATGCCTCTATGTGACCCTAAAGATGTTAGCTCCCAGGTGCCTTTAAGACATGTTTTGTCTCAAATAAGATGTGTGTGTCAGGGATCTCATAccacatcatttatttattattgccCTTGACTAACACATTTTACTTGCTGTGCTTTCACATTGTCACCTAATAATAACAtatcactgtaaacaattgctggtaatttacagcaggatttcaacagtattaacctgttactgctaaaaacagtgctttactgttaatacaaaagaaaacctgttaaat
This region includes:
- the LOC119490598 gene encoding taste receptor type 1 member 1-like produces the protein MRFSVEEINNSTNLLPNISLGYEIFDHCSDKQNFPDIFKFLSVNGLIHPWGESHEQNTHKSNVSKMIAVVGPYSSTQSLTVAPLLMMDLIPMVSYGSSSSVFSKKVYFPSFLRTLNPSKDAIDMIVNIVQHFNWRWVAFLNSDDEYGKDGLELFMKRIMDTEICLAYTKGLYQYMDHSHIFKQIQAQRIGVIIVFAPKMTVEALIESAIKLNVTNKVWIADEEWSLNKRLPKMKGIRNIGTVLGVSQPVVTIPGFSDFIYSTKSQTHCETAEQNGFCNQVCNCSSLSPEDVIAADPSFSFPVYSAVYAIAHALHNVLQCVAGRCNGNITVYPHMVLAELKKSTFTLLNRSIQFDEHGDPTFGSYSIVFWNRSGDAEEIGFYEFHPSVNFFINTTNIQWYTNGEAPTSLCSPECDAGFAKKPDGIHRCCFDCEICPKETYINSTVDSYKCINCKETEWSPAGSTSCNLRVVEYVPFTDSGAILIMVGAWALVGLTLAVSVLFAINYNTPVVRSAGGPMCFLILGCLSVCSLSVFFYFGKPTISFCILRFLPFLLFYTVCLACFVVRSFQIVYIFKMATMFPKLHSWWIKYHGQWLVITVAFVIQALLLLIGYTYAHMKPYNETFWYPDKIILRCDLNLKASIGPVVFLFSLCSLCFIFSYMGKDLPKNYNEAKAITFCLLLLILTWIIFATIFLLYHGKYIQTLNALAVLCSLYSFLLFYFLPKCYIIIFQPHRNTQEYFQGLIMNYTKTISQ